In Actinomyces radicidentis, one genomic interval encodes:
- a CDS encoding YggT family protein, with translation MSVLSPILSIISSLLGLYLLVLLVRVILDWIQLFARQWRPSGVVLVIANVVYGLTDPPLNWLRRVVPVLRMGAMGIDLSFLVLYFAVVLVQNLLGFTARLV, from the coding sequence TTGAGCGTCCTCTCACCGATCCTCTCGATCATCTCGAGCCTCCTGGGGCTCTACCTGCTCGTCCTCCTGGTGCGCGTCATCCTGGACTGGATCCAGCTCTTCGCGCGCCAGTGGCGTCCGAGCGGCGTCGTCCTCGTCATCGCGAACGTCGTCTACGGACTCACCGATCCTCCGCTCAACTGGCTCCGTCGGGTCGTGCCCGTGCTCCGCATGGGCGCCATGGGGATCGACCTGTCCTTCCTGGTGCTGTACTTCGCCGTCGTGCTCGTCCAGAACCTCCTGGGCTTCACCGCGCGGCTCGT
- a CDS encoding cell division protein SepF, with protein sequence MSALRKMTNFLGYSEPAEDSYADERYAPAEEGYAEDGYAHAGASSYLPEQETGEYEAYDSYEDESVPQPVAVPDLRRIVTVHPSTYNEARVIGESFRDGVPVIVNLTNMSESDARRMVDFSAGLVFGLHGAIERVTPRVFLLTPASVEIDGGDGAEEPHGRFFNQS encoded by the coding sequence ATGAGCGCGCTGCGCAAGATGACGAACTTCCTGGGCTACTCAGAGCCCGCCGAGGACTCCTACGCGGACGAGCGCTACGCCCCCGCCGAGGAGGGCTACGCCGAGGACGGGTACGCCCACGCGGGCGCCTCCTCGTACCTGCCCGAGCAGGAGACCGGCGAGTACGAGGCCTACGACTCCTACGAGGACGAGTCCGTGCCGCAGCCCGTCGCCGTCCCGGACCTGCGCCGCATCGTCACGGTGCACCCCTCTACGTACAACGAGGCCCGCGTCATCGGCGAGTCCTTCCGCGACGGCGTCCCGGTCATCGTCAACCTCACCAACATGAGCGAGTCCGACGCCCGCCGCATGGTCGACTTCTCCGCCGGCCTCGTCTTCGGCCTCCACGGCGCCATCGAGCGCGTCACCCCGCGCGTCTTCCTCCTCACCCCCGCCAGCGTCGAGATCGACGGCGGCGACGGCGCCGAGGAGCCCCACGGCCGCTTCTTCAACCAGTCCTGA